The genomic region AATCCGATGAACCTGCCCATGCGGCAATGATCGCGAAGGCCCGGGCGCTCGTCCCACGGCTGCGGGAGCGGGCGGCGCGGACGGAGGAGTTGCGGCATCTGCCGCCGGAAACCGAGAAGGATCTGCACGACGCCGGCCTGTTCCGGATGCTTCAGCCTAGGCGCATTGGCGGCGCCGAGCTCGATTATGTCGCCTTGATCGATTGCGCGGACCTGCTCGGACAAGCGGACGCCTCGGTGGCATGGAATCTGGCCAATCTGGCGAGCCATCACTGGATGCTCGGCATGTTCGAGCCGACGGCGCAGGATCTGGTCTGGAGTCGTGATCCGGACACGCTGATCGCGTCCTCGTTCATTTTTCCGGCCGGACGTGCCACGCGAGTTGAGGGCGGATACCGGCTCCACGGCAGCTGGCCGTTCTCCTCGGGCGTTGCCTCCTGCGCGTGGAACATGCTTGCAAGCGTGGTCTACTCCGACGATGAGGCAGACGGCATCGAGTATCGGATATTTCTGCTGCCGAAAGCCGACTACAAGGTCCTCGACACATGGAATGTCGCGGGGCTGCGCGGGACAGGGTCCTGCGACGTGGAGGTCAGGGACGCTTTCGTGCCCGACGACATGACAGTCGCGGTCGGCGATCTTGACGGCGGTCCGACTCCGGGAAGCAAGCTCAATCCCAACCCGCTGTATGCGCTCCCGGTGTTCTCGCTGTTTCCCTACGTTCTCTCCGGCGTCGCGCTGGGGAACGCGCAGGCGTGTCTCGACGATTATGCGGAGGTCGTCCGTCATCGCATTTCCACCTACAACCACGCCAGGCTGAGCGACTTTCAAAGCACCCAGATCAAGATCGCGGAGGCGTCGGCGAAGATCGACGCTGCACGCCTGATCATGCGCTCGGCCTGTCTGAATGCCATGGAGGATGCACGGCGGGGTCATATCCCCGATATGGCGACCAAGACCAGATATCGGCGCGACGGCGCCTTTTCAGTGAACTTCTGCACGGATGCGGTGTCGATGCTGTTTGCCGCGAGCGGAGCACGGGGCCTGTTCACGACGGGCGCGTTGCAGCGGCAGTTCCGCGATGCGCACGCGATCAACTCGCATCTCGCGTTCAATTTCGATGCGGCCGGGACCAATTATGGACGCGTGGCGCTGGGGCTGCCGTCCGAGAATCTCACGCTGTGAGGCCGGCCGATGAATGATCTGCCGAAGCAGCCGGCCGTTCCCGATCCGGCCAACGAACTCGCGAGCGACAGCTCGCCGATCGATCCCCGCGATTTTCGCAGCGCGCTCGGCACCTACGCCACGGGGGTGACGATCATCACGGCCGCGGCTCCCGACGGCAAGCCCTATGGCCTGACGTGCAATTCGTTCGCCTCGGTCTCGCTGAATCCGCCGCTGGTTCTTTGGAGCCTCGTCGTCTATTCCTCTAGTCTGACCATCTTCCAGAACGCCAGTCATTTCACGGTCAACGTTCTTGGCGTTTCGCAACAGGCGCTTGCGAGCAAATTCGCCAAGTCGTCTGATGACAAGTTCACCGGTGTCGAGTGGACGCCGGGCCTCGGCAACGCGCCGGTGCTCGCCGAGAGCGTCGCCAATTTTCAATGCCGCTCGGTCAATCGCTATTACGGCGGCGACCACGTGATCTTTCTCGGCGCGGTCGAGGCCTATACTTACGATGCGAAGGAGCCGCTGCTCTTCGCGCGAGGTGCGTTTGGCCGATTTCTTGCCGACGAGCGCAAGTAGTCACTCCAAGCGTGCTCAGCTCGCGGTGAACGGTTCAGCGCTCCCCGCCGAAAGCTTGTAGATTTCGAGCGCGTCCGCATCCGCGCCTCGCGCGGCCTTGGCGAGCCTGAAAAGTTGTCCGGCAAGCGAGGCCATGGGTACCGGCGTCGACGTCGTCCGCGCGACATCGGCGACCGTATCGAGGTCCTTGAGCATCGTGGCGATGTGACCGAGCGGCGGTGAGTGAATGCCCTGGACCATCCGTGGCACGAACAGCTGCAGCGGAATGGAGTCCGCGAAGCCGCCGGCGAGTGCTTCGGGTAACCGGTTGGCGTCGATTCCGGCGTTGACGGCAAGGCGTGTTGCCTCCGCAAGAACAGCCATCGCGCATCCGACGATCACCTGGTTGCATAGCTTTGTGGTCTGGCCGGCGCCGGTCGGGCCCATGTGGGTGAACCTGCGTGCCATGGCGAGCACGTAGGGGCGGACCCGCTCGATATTGCTGGCTTTTCCGCCGGCCATGATGGCAAGCGTGCCTTCCTCGGCCCCCTTGGTACCACCAGACACCGGCGCATCGATCCAGCCCGCGCCGTTCGCAGCTAACAATCGCGTTGCAAGGTCTCGTGCGGCGTCAGGATGGATCGACGAGAAGTCGACCACGAGCTTGCCCGCGCCGGGCGCAGTTGAGATACTCTCGGGCCCGAAGATCACCTCTTCCACGGCAGCCGCATCCGTCACGCACATGAAGACGATGTCGGAGCTCTCCATCAAGTCACGGGGGGTGGCTGCGCGCCTGGCACCCGCCTCGACGAGCGCGGCCATCTTCCCTTCCGAACGGTTCCAGACAGTGATCTGATGGCCGGCGTTGAGCAATCGCCGGCTCATCGGTGTCCCCATCAGTCCAAGGCCGAGATAGCCGAGCCGCTCGACGCCTTGCGGGTTTGTCTTGCTCGCTTCAGCCATAGGTTGCCTCCGTCTGCCGCCGCGCGACGCTGCACTACCATACATGGCGTAACTCACGACGAAACCGCCCCGCCTGCATGGCTTGCTTGATTGTTTGAACCATGAAACATTTGCCGCGGTCGGGTTGGATGGCGCCGGTCGGCGCCCGGGCAGCGGAGTGGGCACGATGCGAACCGTTTCGAAGTGGATCCTAGCTTTGGGGGCGGCAGCGGCCGTGAGCGCGAGCGCAGGCTCGTCATGGGCACAGCAGACAATTCGCGTCGGCTGGACGATTCCGGCCGAGGAATCCAAATACTGGATGATGCGCCGCCCGGCTGAGTTTCCCAACATCGGCAAGGCCTACAACATCGAATGGACCCAGTTTCAGGGCACCGCTCCGATGACGCAGGCGTTGGCGGCGGGCGCGCTGGATTGCGCGACCCAGGCGCCGCTGTCGCTCGCCAACGGCGTGGTTGGCGGCAACCTCAAGGCCTACATCGTGGCGCAGCATGTCTTCGAGAAGGCCGGTGGTTTCTCGGTCTACTGGGCTGTCATGGACGACTCCCCGATCAAGACGATCGCCGATCTCAAAGGCAAGACGGTCGGAATCTCCGTGATCGGCGGCGGCACCCAAGGCCCGTTCAATCTGTTGCTGAAGCAGAATGGCATCGATCCGGCCAAGGACATCAAGCTGGTCGAGGTCGGCTTTGCCGTCTCCGAAGATGCGTTGCGGCAGGGCCGCGTCGATGCGGTCAACATGAACCAGCCATTTGCCGCGCGCGCGGAGGCAAAGGGCGGCACGCGCAAACTGTTCTCGCTGTCGCAGGCGATGCCGAACATCGTGCACATTCTGGAAGCCTGCCGTGCCGATTTCGTCGACAAGAACCCGGAACTGGTCAAGGCTTATGTGCGTGACATTACCTCCGGCATGAAGAAAGCGCTGGCGAACCGCGAAGAGACGTTGAAGGCCGTCAACGAAGTTCTGAAGGCACCTATTCCGGTTCTCGAGACCTATCTGCTTAAGGACAACGATTTCGGCCGCGATCCGGGCGCGGCACCGAATTTCCCCGCGATCCAGAAGATGCTGGACATCTACGCGGAGACAGGGATGCTGCCAAAATTGGATGTCGCGCAATTCAAGCATTCGACGATTGTCGCTCCGCTGCAATAGGCGATCGGGCGAATGAACCGAGCGAGAACGTCGCCGCGTCCAGGATGATCCGGGACGTTGCATGAAGAAGATGCACGTATGAAGAAGCTCCGATCTCGGATCACGACGGATGGCCTCGACCGGGCTCCGCACCGCGCGTTCATGCGCGCCATGGGGCTCGACGACGCTGCGATTGCCAAGCCGATGGTCGGCGTCGTCAGCATGAAGGGCGAGCAGACGCCCTGCAACATGACGCACGACTTTCAGGTCGCAGCGGCCAAGACCGGTATCGAAGAGGCCGGCGGCACGCCGCGCGAGTTTTCGACCGTGTCGGTTTCCGACGGTATCAGCATGAATCACGAAGGGATGAAGTTCTCCCTTTTTTCGCGGGAGCTGATCGCCGACTCGATCGAAGCCGTGGTCCATGGTCTCGCCTACGATGCACTGATCGGATACGGTGGATGCGACAAGACGCTTCCCGGCGTGATGATGGGCATGGTCCGTTGCAACGTCCCGTCCATTTTCATCTATGGCGGCAGCGCGCTGCCGGGCCGCATGGACGGGCAGACCCTCACCGTGCTCGACTCCTACGAGGCTGTCGGCAGCTTCATGACTGGAGAGATCGACGGCGCCACGCTCGAGCGGATCGAGCGGGCCTGCCTGCCGACCATCGGCGCGTGCGCCGGCCAATTCACTGCCAACACCATGGGGATGGTGTCGGAGGCGATGGGCCTCACCATTCCCAATGTGTCGATGGTGCCGGGTGTCTATGCCGAGCGCGCGCAGATATCCAAGCGGGCCGGCCGCCTCATCATGGAGATGCTGGAGCGCGGCGGGCCGTTGCCGCGCGACGTCGTGACGCGGAAATCCCTGGAAAACGGTGCGGCGATAGTGGCTGCCACGGGCGGTTCGACCAATGCTGCGCTGCATCTGCCGGCGATTGCGAACGAGGCCGGGATCGCATTCACGATCGACGATGTCGGCGAGGTTTTTGCCAGGACGCCGCTGATCGGAAACCTGCGGCCTGGAGGCAAATATACGGCGAAGGATGTCTACGACGTCGGCGGCGCTGCCGTGGTGATCCGGGAACTGATCCAGAGCGGGCATATTGATGGCAGTTGCCTGTCGATCACGGGCCGTACACTTGCCGAAGAGTATGGCGCCGCCAACCCTCCTGACGGAGAGGTCGTTTACGCGGCTCGCGCGCCGATCATGCCAGATGGCGGTGTGGCAGTGCTGAAGGGAAACCTCTGCCCTGATGGTGCGGTAATCAAGGTTGCGGGGCTGAAGAGCCAGTTGTTCGAAGGCGTGGCGCGCATCTTCGAAGACGAAGAAGCTTGTGTCGCAGCGGTTCGAGACCGCAGCTACAAGGCGGGCGATGTGCTTGTGATCCGCAATGAAGGGCCGGTGGGTGGCCCCGGCATGCGCGAAATGCTCGGCGTCACCGCGCTGATCTATGGCCAGGGCATGGGCGAGAAGGTGGCCCTGATCACGGATGGACGGTTCTCCGGCGCCACGCGAGGAATGTGCATCGGCTATGTGTCTCCCGAGGCCTTCGTCGGCGGTCCGCTGGCGCTGGTACGCGATGGCGACAGGATTCGGATTGATGCCGCGAACCGGCGGATGGACATGCTGATCGACGAGCAGGAACTCGCTGCTCGCCGACACGATTGGAAGCCGCGTCCGCCTCGTCACCGTGCCGGTGCCCTCGCCAAATATGCGCGATTGGTTGGCCAGGCACCGGGCGGAGCCGTCACGCATGAGGGCCCGGCAGAATGGCCCTGGTTCGGATGACGCGGCGAAGCTGGCCCCAAAAAGCCCGTGGTCTGGCAAGTTTCTTGCTAAGCTCGCGTCGCTGACGGAGGATGTTCAGCAAGCCTGTTGCGCAGGGTTCGCGCGAATGAAGTGAGACGGGATGAAGGTAGTGCCTTCGAGATCGAGCGAATGGATGAGACCGGTGACGCCGCAAAAACCGGCTTCTGCAATCATCGAGATCGAGAGCGTCTCGCAGGTATTTCAGACCTCGGCGCGCAAGGACCATGTGGCGCTATCGGACATCTCGCTGGCGATCGAGGAGGGAGCCTTCGTCTCCATCCTTGGTCCGTCCGGCTGCGGCAAGTCGACATTGCTTTACGTCGTCGGCGGCTTCGTCAGCCCGACCAGCGGCTCAGCAAAGATCAGGGGACGGACGATCACGGGACCAGGGCCGGATCGCGGTCCGGTGTTCCAGGAGTTCGCGTTGTTTCCGTGGAAGACCGTGCTGGGCAACGTGATGTACGGCCCTCGCCAGCAGGGCGTGCGCACCACCGAGGCGGAAGCACAGAGCCGGGCTTTGATCGAAATGGTCGGGCTCAAGGGCTATGAGAACTTCTACCCCAAGGAACTGTCCGGCGGCATGAAGCAGCGCGTGGCATTGGCTCGAACGCTTGCTTACCATCCTGAGGTTCTTTTGATGGACGAGCCGTTCGGCGCGCTCGATGCTCACACGCGAACGCGGCTGCAGAACGACCTGTTGAACATCTGGGAGCGTGATCGCAAGACGGTGCTGTTCGTCACGCATTCGGTCGACGAAGCAGTTTTCCTGTCGGACAAAGTCGTGATGATGTCGAAATCGCCCGGCCGCATCCGCGAGGTGATCGACATCGATCTGCCGCGGCCGCGCCGCCGCAGCGAGCTGCTGCTGGACCCTCGCTACCAGAAATACGTCGTCGATATCGAGCGGATGTTCGACGAGACCGACCCTGTCGGGTCTCCCTCATGATATCGCCCTCCGCCTTGGCGAGACGGGCTGCCCCGGTGCTTGCCTGCATCGGATTGCTCGCGATCTGGCAGGCGGCGTCCCTCGCGTTGAAGAATGACAGCTTTCCGACGGCGATCGAAGCAATTCGGGCGATTCCGGACATTCTTGGTGACAGGGAATCTCTGATCAACATCCTGGCCTCGCTCCGCCGCATGGCGGTCGGATTTGGCATAGCGGTATCGGTTTCGATCCCACTCGGCCTGTTGATGGGCCGCAGCCGGGCCGTCGCGGCCTTCTTCAATCCGCTCCTGATGGTGATCTACCCGGTGCCGAAGGCCGCCTTGATGCCGATCATCATGCTGTGGCTCGGCGTCGGTGACATCACGAAGACGCTGGTGATCTTCCTCGGCGTCAGCCTGCCCGTGATCTATCACAGCTTCGAGGGCGCCAAGGCGGTGGAAGAGAAGATGCTATGGTCGGGCGCGGCGATGGGGCTTTCGCCTGCGCAACGGCTGGTCCGGATCGTATTGCCGGCGGCGCTGCCGGAAATTCTGACCGGTTGCCGCACCGGACTCGTGCTGGCGCTGATCACGATGATCACCAGCGAGATGATCGCGCGTCAGTCCGGCGCCGGCAACATCCTGTTCAATGCACTCGACATGGGCCAATACGACACCGTCTTTGCGATGATCATCATCGTCGGCGCGATGGGAATCTGCCTGGATGCATTCTTCGAGCGGGTCCGCGCAAGGCTGGTGCGCTGGTCCGAACCGCAGTTCGACTTGCCCTTGAGCTTCTCATGATGCCGCAGCTTCGCTCCACCAGCATCATCCTTGGGCTCGCGCCGATCGTGCTGGTGATCGCGCTGTGGCAGGGCCTCGTATCATTTGGCTTCGCGCCTGCGGTTTTGCTGCCGCCGCCGGGATACGTCTTCGGCAGGCTGTTCCAGCAACTCGTGACATGGACGTTTCAGCAGGAGATCGCGGCGACCCTGATCCGGTTGTTTGCCGGCTTCGCGATTGCGGTCGTGCTCGGCGTCAGCATCGGCATCGCCGCCGCCGCCAGTCCGGCTATCAACGCCGTGGTCCGGCCGATCGTGCGCGTGCTGGCGCCGTTGCCCAAGGTCGCGCTCTATCCAGCATTGCTGCTGCTGCTCGGCTTCGGTCATGGATCGAAGATCACCCTGGTGGCGGCGGATGCACTTTTTCCCATTTTGTTGTCTACCTATTATGGCGCGTCAACGGTGGAGCAGAAGCTGATCTGGTCGGCCATGGCGGCGGGAACGCCGCGCTATCAGATCCTGTTTAAGGTGGTGCTGCCGGCGGCGATGCCGTCGATCCTGACCGGTTGCCGGATCGGCCTTGTCATTTCCTGCATCGTGGTGTTTCTGGCCGAGATGATCACGTCGAGTGACGGGCTCGGACATGTGCTCGTCACGGCGGCCCGGACCTTTCAGGCCGTCGATATGTTCGTGCCGCTGATCACGATCTCGCTGCTGGGCCTGATCCTGAATGGCCTGCTCGGGGCCGTGCGCGCGTACCTGCTGCGGGGTTTCCCCGAAGCATGAAGTGACGAAGAAGAAACCAGAAGACCGGAGTAGACCATGCTGGCTGATCGCATCGAAGCAAAATGGATCGACGCATTTTGCGAGATTTTTGAGCGATGCGCGGTGAAGGCGGGTGATACCGCGGCGATCCTCTCGGAAACCCAGTCACGTGCGTTGAATGTTCACCTGGCGGAGCTCGCGCTGCTGCGCCTGGGCGCGCGACCGTTTCACGTGGTCATGCCGACCCCGCGTAACCGGAATATCGTTCCGGTTCGCTCGACAGGGGCGAGCGAGGCGATCCAGCGGCTCGGCCCGGTCATCACCGCGCTTCAACAGGCCGGCTTTGTGGTGGATTGCACCATCGAGGGCCTGATGCATGCGGTGGAGACACCCGAGATCCTCAAAGCCGGCGCGCGCATCCTGGTGATCTCCAACGAGCATCCCGAAGCGCTGGAGCGGATGGTGCCGGATTCCGCGCTCGAGAAGCGCGTTCGCGCGGCGGCGAAGATGCTGCGCGGGACCAAGCGGATGCGGGTGACGTCAAAAGCCGGCACGGCGCTCGACGTCGATATGGTCGGCGCGTCCACGGTCGGCGTTTGGGGCTGGACGGACAAGCCCGGTACGCTGGCGCATTGGCCCGGGGGCATCGTCGTCAGCTTCCCCAAGAGCGGAACGATCAACGGCACGCTGGTGATGGCGCCCGGCGACATCAACCTGACCTTCAAGCGTTACCTGACCTCGCCGGTGAAGATGACACTGAAGGACGATTATGTTGTCGAGCTGGAAGGCGAGGGCACGGATGCCGCAATGATGCGTGCCTATCTTGCCGCCTGGGGCGATCGGGAAGCCTATGCGGTGTCGCATGTCGGCTTCGGCATGAATCCCGGCGCGCGCTACGAGGCGCTGTCGATGTATGACCAGCGCGACACCAACGGCACGGAAATCCGTGCCGTCTCCGGCAACTTCCTGTTCTCGACCGGTGCCAACGAATTCGCCGGCCGTTACACGGCGGGCCATTTCGATCTGCCGATGATGGGGACGACGATCGAGCTCGATGGGGCCGCCGTGGTGCGTGAAGGGGTGCTGCAGGACGTCTTCGGCTAGTTCCGATCGAGCACCGGCGGGCGAGCCAGGTCAAAGTGACGGAGCAGGTCGACCATGGCCTGAAGCCGTTTTGCCCGATAGGCGTCGATGTCCATACCTGAATAATCGAGAAAGCCTGCGCCCGTTCGCAGGCCGATCCGGCCGTCGCGCATGTTCCGCGAAATGACCTCCGGTGCACGATAGCGGTCGCTGCCGAGTGCGCCCTCGAGATAGCGGCTGGCGTAGTACAAAATGTCGCCGCCACCCCAGTCGATGAATTCGAGCAGCCCAAGCACGGCGTAGCGGAAGCCGAAACCGTAGCGGATCGCCTTGTCGATGTCTTCTGCGCTGGCGACGCCTTCTTCGACCATGCGCGCAGCCTCGTTCATTGCCAGCGCCTGGATGCGCGGGACGATGAAGCCGGAGTCGCTGCGCAGACCACCGGGACCTTGCCGATGCCTTCGAGTAGCGCCTTGACCGCCTCGATGATGCCTGGATCGGTGGCTTTGCCTGGCGAAACCTCGACCAGCGGGATCAGATAGGCCGGATTGAGCCAGTGCACATTAAGGAAGCGGCGAGGATTCACAATCGCGCCCGAGAGATCGTCGACGAGGATGGCCGACGTCGTCGATGCGATGATCGTATCGGGGCCGACTTGTTTTGAGGCCGCCCCCAGCACGTCCCGCTTCAGCTCGACGATCTCGGGGACGCCTTCGAAGACTATTCCGGCATCGCACAGTGCCGCATCGCTCTGGCTGGCCGGCACCACCGAGACCCGCGCGATCAGCGGATCGACATCCGCCTCGGTCAGTAGCCCCAGCTTCGCCAGGTTGGCAAAGGTCTTGCTGACTTCGCCGAGCGCATCTGCCTCCAGCCTGGCGAAATCTT from Bradyrhizobium lupini harbors:
- a CDS encoding acyl-CoA dehydrogenase family protein, giving the protein MAPGQEPSVGRPAAVQSDEPAHAAMIAKARALVPRLRERAARTEELRHLPPETEKDLHDAGLFRMLQPRRIGGAELDYVALIDCADLLGQADASVAWNLANLASHHWMLGMFEPTAQDLVWSRDPDTLIASSFIFPAGRATRVEGGYRLHGSWPFSSGVASCAWNMLASVVYSDDEADGIEYRIFLLPKADYKVLDTWNVAGLRGTGSCDVEVRDAFVPDDMTVAVGDLDGGPTPGSKLNPNPLYALPVFSLFPYVLSGVALGNAQACLDDYAEVVRHRISTYNHARLSDFQSTQIKIAEASAKIDAARLIMRSACLNAMEDARRGHIPDMATKTRYRRDGAFSVNFCTDAVSMLFAASGARGLFTTGALQRQFRDAHAINSHLAFNFDAAGTNYGRVALGLPSENLTL
- a CDS encoding flavin reductase family protein — protein: MNDLPKQPAVPDPANELASDSSPIDPRDFRSALGTYATGVTIITAAAPDGKPYGLTCNSFASVSLNPPLVLWSLVVYSSSLTIFQNASHFTVNVLGVSQQALASKFAKSSDDKFTGVEWTPGLGNAPVLAESVANFQCRSVNRYYGGDHVIFLGAVEAYTYDAKEPLLFARGAFGRFLADERK
- a CDS encoding NAD(P)-dependent oxidoreductase is translated as MAEASKTNPQGVERLGYLGLGLMGTPMSRRLLNAGHQITVWNRSEGKMAALVEAGARRAATPRDLMESSDIVFMCVTDAAAVEEVIFGPESISTAPGAGKLVVDFSSIHPDAARDLATRLLAANGAGWIDAPVSGGTKGAEEGTLAIMAGGKASNIERVRPYVLAMARRFTHMGPTGAGQTTKLCNQVIVGCAMAVLAEATRLAVNAGIDANRLPEALAGGFADSIPLQLFVPRMVQGIHSPPLGHIATMLKDLDTVADVARTTSTPVPMASLAGQLFRLAKAARGADADALEIYKLSAGSAEPFTAS
- a CDS encoding ABC transporter substrate-binding protein; this encodes MRTVSKWILALGAAAAVSASAGSSWAQQTIRVGWTIPAEESKYWMMRRPAEFPNIGKAYNIEWTQFQGTAPMTQALAAGALDCATQAPLSLANGVVGGNLKAYIVAQHVFEKAGGFSVYWAVMDDSPIKTIADLKGKTVGISVIGGGTQGPFNLLLKQNGIDPAKDIKLVEVGFAVSEDALRQGRVDAVNMNQPFAARAEAKGGTRKLFSLSQAMPNIVHILEACRADFVDKNPELVKAYVRDITSGMKKALANREETLKAVNEVLKAPIPVLETYLLKDNDFGRDPGAAPNFPAIQKMLDIYAETGMLPKLDVAQFKHSTIVAPLQ
- the ilvD gene encoding dihydroxy-acid dehydratase; amino-acid sequence: MKKLRSRITTDGLDRAPHRAFMRAMGLDDAAIAKPMVGVVSMKGEQTPCNMTHDFQVAAAKTGIEEAGGTPREFSTVSVSDGISMNHEGMKFSLFSRELIADSIEAVVHGLAYDALIGYGGCDKTLPGVMMGMVRCNVPSIFIYGGSALPGRMDGQTLTVLDSYEAVGSFMTGEIDGATLERIERACLPTIGACAGQFTANTMGMVSEAMGLTIPNVSMVPGVYAERAQISKRAGRLIMEMLERGGPLPRDVVTRKSLENGAAIVAATGGSTNAALHLPAIANEAGIAFTIDDVGEVFARTPLIGNLRPGGKYTAKDVYDVGGAAVVIRELIQSGHIDGSCLSITGRTLAEEYGAANPPDGEVVYAARAPIMPDGGVAVLKGNLCPDGAVIKVAGLKSQLFEGVARIFEDEEACVAAVRDRSYKAGDVLVIRNEGPVGGPGMREMLGVTALIYGQGMGEKVALITDGRFSGATRGMCIGYVSPEAFVGGPLALVRDGDRIRIDAANRRMDMLIDEQELAARRHDWKPRPPRHRAGALAKYARLVGQAPGGAVTHEGPAEWPWFG
- a CDS encoding ABC transporter ATP-binding protein produces the protein MRPVTPQKPASAIIEIESVSQVFQTSARKDHVALSDISLAIEEGAFVSILGPSGCGKSTLLYVVGGFVSPTSGSAKIRGRTITGPGPDRGPVFQEFALFPWKTVLGNVMYGPRQQGVRTTEAEAQSRALIEMVGLKGYENFYPKELSGGMKQRVALARTLAYHPEVLLMDEPFGALDAHTRTRLQNDLLNIWERDRKTVLFVTHSVDEAVFLSDKVVMMSKSPGRIREVIDIDLPRPRRRSELLLDPRYQKYVVDIERMFDETDPVGSPS
- a CDS encoding ABC transporter permease, which codes for MISPSALARRAAPVLACIGLLAIWQAASLALKNDSFPTAIEAIRAIPDILGDRESLINILASLRRMAVGFGIAVSVSIPLGLLMGRSRAVAAFFNPLLMVIYPVPKAALMPIIMLWLGVGDITKTLVIFLGVSLPVIYHSFEGAKAVEEKMLWSGAAMGLSPAQRLVRIVLPAALPEILTGCRTGLVLALITMITSEMIARQSGAGNILFNALDMGQYDTVFAMIIIVGAMGICLDAFFERVRARLVRWSEPQFDLPLSFS
- a CDS encoding ABC transporter permease; translated protein: MMPQLRSTSIILGLAPIVLVIALWQGLVSFGFAPAVLLPPPGYVFGRLFQQLVTWTFQQEIAATLIRLFAGFAIAVVLGVSIGIAAAASPAINAVVRPIVRVLAPLPKVALYPALLLLLGFGHGSKITLVAADALFPILLSTYYGASTVEQKLIWSAMAAGTPRYQILFKVVLPAAMPSILTGCRIGLVISCIVVFLAEMITSSDGLGHVLVTAARTFQAVDMFVPLITISLLGLILNGLLGAVRAYLLRGFPEA
- a CDS encoding peptidase M29 — protein: MLADRIEAKWIDAFCEIFERCAVKAGDTAAILSETQSRALNVHLAELALLRLGARPFHVVMPTPRNRNIVPVRSTGASEAIQRLGPVITALQQAGFVVDCTIEGLMHAVETPEILKAGARILVISNEHPEALERMVPDSALEKRVRAAAKMLRGTKRMRVTSKAGTALDVDMVGASTVGVWGWTDKPGTLAHWPGGIVVSFPKSGTINGTLVMAPGDINLTFKRYLTSPVKMTLKDDYVVELEGEGTDAAMMRAYLAAWGDREAYAVSHVGFGMNPGARYEALSMYDQRDTNGTEIRAVSGNFLFSTGANEFAGRYTAGHFDLPMMGTTIELDGAAVVREGVLQDVFG